TCCATTTGGCCACCCACACCCAGATAAATGATGAAGATAGCCGGTACTCCCGCATAACATTTGCCCCGGTTTCAGACTATACACGGGAAAGTGATTTTCTCAGTATCGCCGAAATTTGCAACCTCCGGTTAAAGGCCGACATGGTAGTACTGAGCGCCTGTGAAACCGGTGTGGGCAAACTTCAAAAAGGCGAGGGAATACTCAGCCTTGCCAGAGCGTTTACTTACGCCGGAGCCAAAAGTATTGTCACGACCCTCTGGCAGGTGGATGACCAGGCGACGGCTGTGGTTATGAAAAGTTTTTATCAGTATCTGGAGCGTGGCTATCCCAAAGACCGTGCGTTGAGACAGGCAAAACTCGACTACCTGGACAATAGCGACAACCGGCTGGCGCATCCGTTTTTTTGGGGTGCGGCGATTCCGATCGGTAGTATGGTCGCTGTCAGGTCCTCCTCCCGGTTGATACCCGTTTTGCTGATTATCTCAATCGTGATGATAATCAGTGGATTCTTTTTTGTGAAAAAAGCAAGAATCCACTAACTTTAGAATATATTCATCTGAAATATGAGCTTTTCGACAATCCTCAGTATGATTCTGATTCTCACATTCAACATGGGAGGATTTATCTTTTTTCTCCGGAGGGCGATGAAAAAAGAAGCTGCAAAAAAATAATCAATTCTTTTTCACCATTTGTTCCATTACTGCATTGGTGCGTACTGCGGTTTGTCCTGTGCTTGGGCATTTGCCGCGACCTAACAGATCATCGACTACCGTCTGGATCAACGGTTGCTGAATATGTTTGGGCATTTCAAAGGGGAAAAATTGTTTTCCCTGGCTGTTTTCCAGCACAACAGGCGCCGACGAAAAATACGAAAAGGTAATTTTCCCCTTACTTCCGACAATTTCCGTCTCTTCCAGTACGGCTTGTTCTGCAGCTGAAAAACACCATACTCCTGATCCCAGCACCCCATTCTCAAATACAAAACTTCCCGAAACAATATCCTCTGCATCATATAAACCTGCCTGATTGCCATGAAATCCCGAAACGTGCTTCACAGGCCCCAGCAAGTAATCCAGAAAATCAAGCTGGTGAGAGGCCAGATCATAAAAATAGCCGCCGCCGGAGACTGCAGGGTTTACCCGCCAGTTTTCCGGTTGTCCGTCAACGATCTTTGCCACAACCTCAGGTTTGGGAGACTGGTAAAGCCGGATATTCACCAGCCGCACTTCTCCGATTGCACCCGTATCGACGAGTTCTTTTACCTTGAGGAAATTGGGCAGTTGCCGGCGGTAATAGGCAACATAAAGCGGAACTCCCGCAGCCTCGCAGGTTTGGATCATCGATTCACATTCCTTCCGGGTGCGGGCCATAGGCTTTTCTACATAAACTGGTTTTCCAGCCTGCGCAGCCAGCATAGTATAATCAGCATGAGAATCGGGTGGGGTAGCAATATAGATAGCATTCACCTCCGGGTGATGGATGAGCGTTTGGGCATCGCTAAACCAGTAGGGGACCCCGTGGCGACGGGCGTAATCTGCGGCTTTTTCAGCATCCCTTCGCATGACTGCTATTAATTTGGAATTATCTGCAAGGTTGAATGCCGGGCCGCTTTTCACCTCAGTCACGTCTCCACAGCCAATAATACCCCAGCGCACTTCTTCAAAAGGAAATTTTTTCATCGGAAAATTATTTTTCAGTTCCTGCCTCAGTGTGTAACTTACCGGGCAGACCCAATATACACCTGCTAAATGAAAATGCGACGAATTCCATTTCTTTTTGCGATACTTTGGTGGAGTTTTCCCGGCTTTCCCCTTTTTGCGCAGCCTCAGCCTGCGGTAAAAAATATAATGCTGGATGACGACGCTTCTGAGTATGCGCCCTGCGAACCATCGATTGCCATTAGTTTTTCCAACCCGGATATCATTGTCGCAGGTGCCGTGCTCAACAAAGTGTACTATACCTCCAATGGGGGAAAAACCTGGGAAAAGCAAAAAATAACTTCTTCTTATGGCGTTTTTGGCGATCCCGTAGTGATTTCTGGTTATGACGGAAGTTTTTATTATTTCCATCTGGCTGACCCTGAGCACAAACGCTGGGCAAGCGAAAGATTACTGGACCGTATTGTCTGTCAGAAATCTACAGATGGGGGAAAAACATGGAGCGATGGCGGCTATATGGGTATGAATCACCCCAAAGATCAGGATAAAGAGTGGGCCGTGGTCAATCCGTTGAATAATCATATTATCACTACCTGGACACAATTTGACAAATACGACAGTCAAAACCCCGATGATCACAGCAATATTCTTTTTTCCCAATCCAAAAACAGCGGTAAATCATGGAAAAAAGCAGTCCAAATCAATCAATACTCAGGGGACTGTCTCGATGGTTCGGAAACAGCGGAAGGCGCATTTCCGGCAGTGGGGCCACAGGGTGAAATCTATGTAGCCTGGTCGCTGAATGAAAAAATATGGTTTGACCGATCCTTTGACAAAGGAAAAACCTGGCTGGAAGAAGATATTATTGCAGCGGAACAGCCCGGCGGATGGAGTTTTGATATTCCGGGTATTACCCGAAGCAATGGCATGCCTGTACTGCTTTGTGATCTCAGCGATGGCCCGGCCAGAGGAACCTTGTATCTCAACTGGTCAGACCAGCGAAACGGAAAAACAGATACCGATATCTGGTTTGCCAAGTCCTCAGATAAAGGCAATACCTGGTCGGCTCCCAAAAGAGTCAATGATGATGGATGGGGGAAACACCAGTTTTTAAGCTGGATGACCATTGACCAGACTACCGGCTATATTTACGTAGTCTTTTACGACCGGCGGAATTACAAAGACTTGCAGACCGATGTATATCTGGCGTATTCTACAGATGGTGGGGAATCCTTTATCAACCAACGCATCAGCGAAACCCCATTTACCCCATCTGCCCTAGCATTTTTTGGCGACTACAACAATATCGCAGCACATGGGGGGCGAATCTGTCCGATCTGGACCCGGATGGATAATGGCAAAACCAGTGTATGGACAGCGGTAATTGAGGAGGGGGAACTGATCGAAAAATAGAAACCCTATTTCAACCGGTAATTGTATTGGCGGTAGGCGATATTATAGCCGCCGTTTTCCAGTTCGTACACGATTTCATCGATCATGTCGTCTTCTTCGTTGTCAAACTGCGTTTTGAGGTTGATACCAAAAAGAAGGCCGATAGACTGCCAGAAAACCGCGGACGCACCGCTTTTATTTTCCCTGATTAGGTCAAAAGTTGAACGGCCGGTCTGGCGGTGAACCAGTTTTACCAGCACTTTCCCCTGGGTTCGGGTCATTTGCCGGAGATCATCTTCATAGGCACCAAAAAGAGAAGTTTCCTTTTGTTTTACATATTCCCTGCGGGAAGTACTGTCTGGAAGCGCAGCCATTTCCGCATCGATTTCATTGAGAATATCAGAAACTTTGACTGCATAAGGATAGACTTTGTGCACATTCCACCGCAGACGGGTAAACCGGGCCAGGCGCTCCTTTCCCCGCTGAACCTGCCTGCGGTTGGGTTTTTGTGCAAAAATATCTATTCCCTCGATATCCCCAATCATAAAGGTTTCTCCATTGTAGGTATAAACCTTAAAGCGGTGCATAAGGCTGTCCGCTTCAGTTTGCCCAACTGCCGAAGAAACGCAAGTGCTAAGAAGCAAAAACCAGAAGATAGCGACCAATAAGTTGTTTTTCATCTTTCTCATCAGAAGTAAAACGCACTTCCCTAATACGAATATTGCGTTTTCTATGTTCTGATCAAAGCTTTCTTGGTGGGATATATTTCCTATTTATTACATCTGCATAGTTCATAATCAAAGTCGCCGCCGCCGTCATGGCAGGCCTGTATCTCCGATGAGGCAGGGGAACAAAACTCCACGCAGGCACATTCTTCGTAATCATATTCAGCCCCTCCCGGGCATCCATCGGGTGGCGGTGAACATTGTTTGCAGCC
The Bacteroidia bacterium DNA segment above includes these coding regions:
- a CDS encoding Gfo/Idh/MocA family oxidoreductase: MKKFPFEEVRWGIIGCGDVTEVKSGPAFNLADNSKLIAVMRRDAEKAADYARRHGVPYWFSDAQTLIHHPEVNAIYIATPPDSHADYTMLAAQAGKPVYVEKPMARTRKECESMIQTCEAAGVPLYVAYYRRQLPNFLKVKELVDTGAIGEVRLVNIRLYQSPKPEVVAKIVDGQPENWRVNPAVSGGGYFYDLASHQLDFLDYLLGPVKHVSGFHGNQAGLYDAEDIVSGSFVFENGVLGSGVWCFSAAEQAVLEETEIVGSKGKITFSYFSSAPVVLENSQGKQFFPFEMPKHIQQPLIQTVVDDLLGRGKCPSTGQTAVRTNAVMEQMVKKN
- a CDS encoding glycosyl hydrolase; amino-acid sequence: MRRIPFLFAILWWSFPGFPLFAQPQPAVKNIMLDDDASEYAPCEPSIAISFSNPDIIVAGAVLNKVYYTSNGGKTWEKQKITSSYGVFGDPVVISGYDGSFYYFHLADPEHKRWASERLLDRIVCQKSTDGGKTWSDGGYMGMNHPKDQDKEWAVVNPLNNHIITTWTQFDKYDSQNPDDHSNILFSQSKNSGKSWKKAVQINQYSGDCLDGSETAEGAFPAVGPQGEIYVAWSLNEKIWFDRSFDKGKTWLEEDIIAAEQPGGWSFDIPGITRSNGMPVLLCDLSDGPARGTLYLNWSDQRNGKTDTDIWFAKSSDKGNTWSAPKRVNDDGWGKHQFLSWMTIDQTTGYIYVVFYDRRNYKDLQTDVYLAYSTDGGESFINQRISETPFTPSALAFFGDYNNIAAHGGRICPIWTRMDNGKTSVWTAVIEEGELIEK
- a CDS encoding DUF4294 domain-containing protein — translated: MKNNLLVAIFWFLLLSTCVSSAVGQTEADSLMHRFKVYTYNGETFMIGDIEGIDIFAQKPNRRQVQRGKERLARFTRLRWNVHKVYPYAVKVSDILNEIDAEMAALPDSTSRREYVKQKETSLFGAYEDDLRQMTRTQGKVLVKLVHRQTGRSTFDLIRENKSGASAVFWQSIGLLFGINLKTQFDNEEDDMIDEIVYELENGGYNIAYRQYNYRLK